A region from the Stygiolobus caldivivus genome encodes:
- a CDS encoding N-glycosylase/DNA lyase: MVRELVRDKKLRARVLERADEFLLNNRSGEEVWFRELVLCLLTSNSSFISSYKALVELYSYDITTLSKDKISSILKNSGYRFYNLKAIYIKRAIDTYYGKLKSIVKPIADIDQISAREFLVSNVKGLGYKESSHFLRNVGYFDLAIVDRHILKFVNNYLYVNIKKVDSKRRYLLVEGLLKALASSLNMQVGLLDLFIFFKQTQTLVK; this comes from the coding sequence GTGGTAAGAGAACTGGTTCGAGACAAAAAGCTAAGAGCAAGAGTACTAGAAAGAGCTGACGAATTTTTATTAAATAATAGATCTGGGGAAGAAGTCTGGTTTAGAGAACTAGTTTTATGTTTACTTACCTCCAACTCTTCTTTTATATCCTCTTATAAAGCCTTAGTCGAATTATATTCATACGATATAACTACATTAAGTAAAGATAAAATTTCCTCTATTCTTAAGAATTCAGGATATAGATTTTATAATCTTAAGGCAATATATATTAAGCGGGCAATAGATACTTATTATGGAAAACTTAAAAGCATTGTAAAACCTATAGCAGACATTGATCAAATAAGCGCGAGAGAATTTCTAGTATCTAATGTGAAAGGCTTAGGATACAAAGAATCAAGCCATTTCCTCCGTAATGTAGGTTACTTTGATCTTGCAATAGTGGACAGACATATCTTAAAATTTGTAAATAATTATTTGTATGTTAACATTAAAAAAGTAGACAGTAAAAGGAGGTACTTATTGGTAGAGGGTTTATTAAAAGCTCTAGCATCATCTTTAAATATGCAAGTAGGGTTGCTTGATCTCTTTATATTTTTTAAGCAAACTCAAACTCTCGTAAAATAA
- a CDS encoding NAD(P)-dependent oxidoreductase: MPSVKVLITDPINEILIKTLKEKGADVDYKPEIERKELLGIIENYDVLVVRSRTKVDKEVIERGKNLKIIARAGIGLDNIDTDETDKRGIKVVYAPGASTDSAVELTIGLMIAAARKMHTGMNLAKSGIFKKIEGIELAGKTIGIIGYGRIGTKVGLIANAMGMRVLAYDVIDIKEKAEKLNAKAVTLDELVKESDVISIHVTVGKNAKPILDRDKFEKMKNNVIIVNTSRAVSVDGKALLDYIKSGKVYAYATDVFWNEPPKEEWELELLKHERVIVTPHIGAQTKEAQQRVAEMTLQNLLTAMKELGLI; encoded by the coding sequence ATGCCTTCCGTTAAAGTATTAATTACAGATCCGATTAATGAAATACTAATTAAAACTCTTAAAGAGAAAGGAGCAGATGTAGATTATAAACCAGAAATAGAAAGGAAAGAACTTCTTGGTATAATTGAAAACTATGATGTATTAGTAGTAAGAAGTAGGACCAAAGTAGATAAGGAAGTAATAGAAAGAGGGAAGAACCTGAAGATCATCGCAAGAGCTGGGATAGGATTGGATAACATCGACACTGATGAAACTGATAAAAGGGGGATTAAAGTAGTTTATGCACCGGGTGCATCTACAGATTCTGCAGTGGAGTTAACTATTGGTCTAATGATAGCAGCGGCTAGAAAGATGCACACTGGGATGAACCTTGCGAAATCAGGTATATTCAAAAAGATAGAGGGCATAGAATTAGCGGGTAAAACCATAGGTATAATTGGTTATGGTAGAATAGGAACTAAGGTAGGATTAATTGCAAATGCTATGGGAATGAGAGTTTTAGCTTATGACGTGATAGATATCAAGGAAAAGGCTGAAAAGCTCAATGCTAAAGCCGTAACACTAGACGAGCTAGTAAAAGAGTCGGATGTTATAAGTATACACGTTACGGTAGGTAAAAACGCAAAACCTATATTAGATAGAGATAAATTTGAAAAAATGAAAAATAATGTAATAATCGTGAACACGAGTAGGGCAGTATCAGTTGACGGTAAAGCTTTACTAGACTACATAAAGTCTGGAAAAGTTTATGCATACGCAACAGACGTTTTTTGGAACGAGCCACCAAAAGAAGAATGGGAATTAGAGCTACTGAAACACGAAAGAGTTATAGTTACTCCTCATATAGGCGCTCAAACTAAAGAGGCCCAACAGAGGGTTGCGGAAATGACATTACAAAACTTATTGACAGCTATGAAAGAGCTGGGGTTGATATAA
- a CDS encoding pyridoxal-phosphate-dependent aminotransferase family protein: MLLIPGPVEVPKSVKEASTLVINHRSDKFREIVKNLEILMNEHFSSKRVALLTGSGTLAVEAMVYSLIKRGEKVITFPYGEFGNRLLDSLRRRGANVVSYEKPLGEAFTVDEIKEAIDNNKDATTVALVHNETSTGIAFRNMEDIAHAVKSKGLKLLVDSVSGFAAYKLLVNEWKIDAVATGSQKALASVPGLGFVALSQDGINELVKEEVPAYLDISLYLKFQDKFETPFTPAVGVFNATLRAAELLKMEGIENRWRRHESCARFIRSVASYLGFSLFGNESNFSNTVVAAAPPIKDLRAKLKEFKIEISPGIGELKEKIVRFGLLGVVDDRAVMKLANALGTIFNSEIPFTPPPECKLPEFLAKEVNWD, translated from the coding sequence ATGTTACTTATTCCGGGACCAGTGGAGGTTCCTAAAAGCGTAAAGGAAGCATCTACGTTAGTGATTAACCATAGAAGCGATAAATTTAGAGAAATAGTCAAAAACCTAGAAATTTTAATGAACGAACATTTTAGCTCTAAAAGAGTTGCCTTATTGACAGGTTCTGGTACTCTAGCCGTAGAAGCTATGGTATACTCTCTAATAAAAAGAGGAGAGAAAGTCATTACTTTTCCATACGGGGAATTTGGAAACAGACTCCTTGATTCATTAAGAAGAAGAGGTGCTAACGTAGTAAGTTACGAGAAACCCTTAGGCGAAGCCTTTACGGTCGACGAGATAAAAGAAGCAATAGATAATAATAAAGACGCAACGACAGTAGCTCTAGTCCATAATGAGACAAGTACTGGGATCGCATTCAGGAATATGGAAGATATTGCTCATGCGGTAAAAAGTAAGGGTCTAAAGCTACTTGTCGATTCAGTATCAGGTTTTGCTGCATATAAACTACTCGTGAATGAGTGGAAAATAGACGCTGTAGCTACCGGTAGCCAAAAAGCACTAGCCTCCGTCCCTGGTCTGGGCTTCGTTGCTTTATCTCAGGACGGGATAAATGAACTTGTTAAAGAAGAAGTCCCAGCTTACCTAGATATTTCATTATATTTGAAGTTCCAAGATAAGTTTGAAACGCCGTTTACTCCAGCTGTAGGTGTGTTCAATGCTACTCTAAGAGCTGCAGAGTTATTGAAGATGGAAGGTATTGAAAACAGGTGGAGAAGGCATGAATCTTGTGCACGTTTTATAAGGAGTGTAGCCAGTTATCTAGGTTTTTCACTGTTTGGTAATGAAAGTAATTTTTCAAATACTGTAGTAGCTGCAGCACCTCCAATAAAGGATCTAAGGGCTAAGCTCAAGGAATTTAAGATAGAGATCTCACCTGGAATAGGAGAGTTAAAAGAGAAAATAGTGAGATTCGGCTTATTAGGGGTAGTAGACGATAGGGCTGTTATGAAGTTAGCTAACGCTCTAGGAACTATATTTAACTCAGAGATCCCGTTTACCCCTCCGCCAGAATGTAAGTTACCAGAGTTCTTAGCTAAAGAGGTAAACTGGGATTAA
- a CDS encoding DNA-directed RNA polymerase subunit K has protein sequence MSISKINKIFEESWKGRLTKYEIARIISARALQLAMGAQPLIDTSNLPYDDVISIAEEELKKGVLPITIRRIYPNGKTELVSIRKIE, from the coding sequence ATGAGTATTAGTAAAATTAACAAGATTTTTGAGGAGAGTTGGAAGGGAAGGTTAACAAAGTATGAAATTGCGAGAATTATAAGCGCGAGGGCATTACAACTTGCAATGGGTGCACAACCTTTAATTGACACTTCCAACTTACCTTATGATGATGTTATCAGCATTGCAGAAGAAGAGTTAAAGAAGGGTGTATTACCTATTACTATTAGGCGTATTTATCCTAATGGTAAGACAGAACTAGTATCAATTAGAAAGATAGAATAG
- a CDS encoding DNA topoisomerase I, giving the protein MVCKPKEYTLIIAEKSKAAKKIAEALSTKPQVCKQFSVTYWVVNYDRNQLIIAPAAGHLFNLHGNSGFPVFSMEWKPLWYIDSSSRYTKKYYELFKALSSSAKEFVNACDFDIEGSVIGYIIIKFFGDEKKAKRMKFSALTREDIRRAFAHLEPLDYNMISAGIARHKVDWLWGINVSRALMNAIKEVTSKKVVLSAGRVQSPTLIHVVNTTVDRETYVPLPYYTISVEAVINKRKIKFTLDKVFESKEEAQKFAEKIRSDQIIVKEVNYEERNLIRPPPFNLGDLQVEAGRVLGLSPYYTERLAEELYLDGLISYPRTNSQKIPATVNIDQIVQELEKNNFASLVKTVKNITKKERGFKVRQGEKEDPAHPAIYPTGEKAKGLQLKTYKLYELIVRRFLASISADARVKDQHVVLAFKNTEFKAKLSFQKVEFKGWLLVYPYRKVTDEEFLDTKEGEIGRITKVSVSMKMSKPSQGRLTKIDLLKWMESSNLGTEATRGRIIETLFDRKYLEKKGTYIVPTYLGITVAEVLDQYFNELTDISLTKKMEEKLNAIIDGKAKEQEVIDDTVKMLEQYLDKYQEVKKPIGEKLGGVLGLVRYTQCKVCRLEATGSNGLCKYHETALKKLRESLTVWKERSGLSETVIIKKISASSSTGKYVKEIIQKGWIQ; this is encoded by the coding sequence ATGGTCTGTAAACCTAAAGAGTACACATTAATCATTGCTGAAAAAAGTAAGGCAGCTAAGAAAATAGCTGAAGCTTTATCGACTAAACCACAAGTATGTAAGCAGTTCTCCGTAACATATTGGGTCGTCAACTATGACAGAAATCAGTTGATCATTGCACCTGCAGCAGGTCACCTCTTTAATTTACATGGTAATTCAGGTTTTCCAGTTTTTTCAATGGAATGGAAGCCACTGTGGTACATCGATAGTTCTTCTAGGTATACAAAGAAATATTATGAATTGTTCAAAGCTCTGTCTTCAAGTGCAAAAGAATTTGTGAATGCTTGCGACTTCGACATAGAAGGTTCGGTGATAGGTTATATAATAATTAAATTCTTTGGGGATGAGAAAAAAGCCAAAAGGATGAAGTTTTCTGCTCTAACTAGAGAAGATATAAGACGAGCGTTTGCCCACTTGGAGCCCTTAGATTATAACATGATAAGTGCTGGAATAGCAAGGCATAAGGTAGACTGGTTATGGGGTATAAATGTAAGTAGGGCTTTGATGAACGCTATTAAAGAGGTTACGAGTAAGAAAGTGGTTTTAAGTGCAGGAAGGGTTCAAAGTCCCACGTTAATCCATGTTGTTAATACTACTGTAGATAGAGAGACCTATGTCCCTCTTCCTTACTATACTATAAGCGTTGAGGCAGTAATTAACAAAAGAAAAATTAAGTTTACGTTAGACAAGGTTTTTGAGAGTAAGGAAGAGGCACAAAAATTCGCTGAAAAAATACGTTCTGATCAGATTATAGTAAAGGAAGTAAACTATGAGGAAAGGAATCTAATTCGTCCTCCCCCTTTTAACCTCGGAGATCTTCAAGTTGAAGCGGGACGAGTATTAGGCCTTTCACCTTATTATACTGAAAGGCTTGCAGAGGAGCTCTACTTGGACGGACTAATTAGTTATCCGAGGACAAATAGCCAGAAAATACCCGCGACTGTGAATATTGATCAAATAGTCCAAGAGTTAGAAAAAAATAACTTTGCTAGCCTAGTAAAAACTGTGAAAAATATTACTAAGAAGGAAAGGGGGTTTAAAGTAAGACAAGGCGAAAAGGAAGACCCTGCACACCCCGCTATATACCCTACCGGGGAAAAAGCTAAGGGATTACAACTTAAAACGTACAAATTATATGAGTTAATTGTAAGGAGGTTCTTAGCCAGTATTTCAGCGGATGCTAGAGTTAAAGATCAACACGTTGTCCTCGCATTTAAAAACACTGAATTCAAAGCTAAACTTTCGTTCCAGAAAGTTGAGTTCAAGGGATGGTTACTAGTTTATCCCTATCGTAAAGTTACAGATGAAGAATTTTTAGATACAAAAGAGGGGGAAATCGGGAGAATAACAAAAGTTTCAGTATCTATGAAAATGTCGAAACCTTCACAAGGTAGGTTAACTAAAATTGATTTGCTGAAATGGATGGAGAGCTCTAACCTAGGGACCGAGGCTACTAGGGGTAGAATAATAGAAACTCTATTCGATAGGAAATATTTAGAGAAAAAGGGTACTTATATAGTTCCTACCTACTTAGGGATAACGGTAGCAGAAGTTCTAGATCAGTATTTTAATGAACTAACAGATATTTCGCTAACTAAGAAAATGGAAGAGAAACTCAACGCGATCATAGACGGTAAAGCAAAAGAACAAGAGGTAATCGATGATACCGTTAAAATGTTAGAACAATACTTGGATAAGTACCAGGAAGTTAAAAAGCCTATAGGAGAGAAGTTAGGAGGAGTATTAGGACTTGTTAGATATACCCAATGTAAGGTATGTAGATTAGAAGCTACCGGTTCAAACGGTTTATGCAAGTATCACGAGACCGCTCTCAAGAAGTTAAGAGAGTCTTTGACAGTATGGAAAGAAAGAAGCGGGTTATCAGAAACAGTTATAATAAAGAAAATATCTGCCTCATCCTCAACGGGTAAATATGTTAAGGAAATTATACAAAAAGGGTGGATCCAATAA
- a CDS encoding AMP-binding protein has translation MREISLDEYLKLWRESIERPEEFWDSIAKELIWFKPYTKVLDYKSPDNYRWFVNGEINIAYNALDRWVKQGRGDKVAILWLNEFQQEKKYTYSQLYDLTLKIASFIRQYASNRDTVLLYMPMVVEAGAVMLGSARAGTIHTVVFSGFGVKALAERIKSARPKIIFTADVTYRRGRSIELKKVVDEAIKESQVQVEKVVVLNREGKSDFKENRDIDFSELSKINTSQEIAKTSSEDPLFILYTSGTTGRPKGIVHAMGSYTVWDYAHVKWLYDFSGNKKLLTTADLGWINGHSYSLYGVLLNYGTSIWYEGVLDYPHPGVMWEIIEKYRVEYVWTAPTLIKMLMKYGDEHVNKFDTSSLEIFVTAGESLGIEALNWLRNNVKAEKIFEVWGQTENSGYIASPGGSYYGFVEIKDGSVGLPLPSIKIKIVDDGGNELPSRKAGNIIVVTPSPAFMIGLWNDERYEKYYTRFKYYETGDYGYLDEDGYLYILGRSDDVLKIAGHRIGVAEIENAAYIPEVAEVAVVGVPDTIRGEIAIIFAVPREGVKDLVEVKQKILDSVKRNLGAIAVVKDVVFVNKLPHTRTGKIMRRVLKSLATGKDIGDISSLEDEASVEEAKRALSEIKVVDKFE, from the coding sequence ATGAGGGAAATTAGTTTAGACGAGTACCTTAAATTATGGAGAGAAAGTATAGAAAGACCGGAGGAATTTTGGGACAGTATAGCTAAAGAGCTAATTTGGTTTAAGCCATATACTAAAGTCCTTGATTATAAATCACCGGATAACTATAGGTGGTTCGTTAATGGCGAAATAAATATTGCTTATAATGCTTTAGACAGATGGGTTAAACAAGGTAGAGGGGACAAGGTAGCTATCCTGTGGTTAAATGAATTCCAACAGGAGAAAAAGTATACCTATTCACAGCTTTACGACTTAACTCTAAAGATCGCTTCGTTTATCAGACAGTACGCTTCTAACCGCGATACTGTTCTATTGTACATGCCCATGGTAGTAGAAGCAGGTGCAGTGATGTTAGGATCAGCCAGGGCAGGTACTATACATACTGTAGTGTTCTCCGGGTTCGGTGTAAAAGCCTTAGCTGAGAGGATTAAAAGCGCGAGGCCGAAGATAATATTTACAGCCGACGTTACGTACAGAAGAGGAAGGAGTATAGAGCTAAAGAAGGTAGTAGATGAGGCAATAAAAGAGAGCCAAGTACAAGTCGAAAAAGTAGTGGTTTTAAATAGAGAAGGAAAATCAGACTTTAAGGAGAATAGAGATATCGATTTCAGTGAACTAAGTAAAATAAATACATCGCAAGAAATCGCTAAAACTTCCTCAGAAGACCCTCTGTTTATCTTGTATACATCAGGTACTACGGGAAGACCTAAAGGGATAGTCCATGCAATGGGTTCTTATACAGTTTGGGACTATGCTCATGTTAAATGGCTCTATGATTTTTCAGGTAATAAAAAGCTTTTAACCACAGCCGATTTGGGATGGATTAACGGGCATTCTTACAGTCTATACGGTGTACTGCTAAATTACGGAACTTCTATATGGTATGAAGGTGTATTAGACTACCCTCACCCCGGAGTTATGTGGGAAATAATCGAAAAATACCGGGTCGAGTATGTATGGACAGCTCCTACATTGATTAAGATGTTAATGAAATACGGTGATGAACATGTAAATAAGTTCGATACGAGTAGCTTAGAAATTTTTGTAACGGCTGGCGAAAGCCTAGGAATTGAAGCTCTGAACTGGCTGAGAAATAATGTAAAAGCTGAGAAGATTTTCGAAGTATGGGGTCAGACAGAAAATTCAGGATACATAGCTTCGCCAGGCGGATCTTACTACGGTTTTGTCGAGATTAAAGACGGGAGTGTAGGTTTACCTTTACCTTCAATTAAAATAAAGATAGTTGATGATGGAGGAAACGAGTTACCTAGCAGGAAAGCAGGGAATATAATAGTCGTAACACCATCCCCAGCTTTTATGATAGGGTTATGGAATGACGAGAGATATGAGAAATATTATACTAGGTTTAAATACTATGAGACAGGTGATTACGGATATCTAGATGAAGACGGGTACTTATACATACTTGGTAGGAGTGACGATGTATTAAAAATCGCAGGGCATAGGATAGGTGTTGCAGAGATCGAAAACGCCGCCTATATCCCTGAGGTAGCAGAAGTAGCAGTCGTAGGGGTACCGGACACAATAAGGGGTGAGATAGCAATCATATTTGCCGTACCCAGGGAAGGAGTAAAAGACCTCGTTGAAGTTAAGCAAAAAATCCTCGATAGCGTCAAGAGAAATCTAGGAGCTATCGCAGTGGTCAAAGATGTAGTGTTTGTTAACAAATTACCCCATACTAGAACTGGAAAAATAATGAGGAGGGTATTAAAGTCGTTAGCGACTGGTAAAGATATCGGAGATATATCGTCGTTAGAAGATGAAGCTAGCGTAGAAGAGGCTAAAAGAGCGTTATCGGAAATTAAAGTGGTGGACAAGTTTGAGTAA
- a CDS encoding CoA transferase subunit A, with the protein MSLKDAVNLVRDGSSITISGMSFHRNPMSFIYELIRSGKKDLYFIDREPGFGLEVLLKHGVVSRVRAAMATLEWFGIPPYFRKMIENKDVEFLEDTCGAFIAGIRAGAFGLSFMPVKGIIGSDLVKIHEKAGDWKLSRDPFSGEEIILVKAIVPDVAVIHVHRADEEGNSEILGPIYEDEYKAKAAKVTIITAEEIVNRNYFYGRRPTINGEYVAAVVHSPRGAEPTSMFGLYDVDWERVIEELQPI; encoded by the coding sequence ATGAGTTTAAAGGATGCCGTAAACTTAGTACGAGATGGAAGTTCTATCACGATCAGCGGGATGTCCTTTCACAGAAACCCTATGTCGTTTATTTATGAGCTCATTAGGAGCGGTAAAAAAGACCTTTATTTCATAGACAGGGAACCCGGGTTCGGGTTAGAGGTACTGCTTAAGCACGGTGTAGTAAGTAGGGTAAGAGCCGCTATGGCTACGTTAGAATGGTTCGGTATCCCACCTTATTTCAGAAAAATGATAGAAAATAAAGATGTGGAATTTTTAGAGGATACTTGCGGCGCCTTTATCGCAGGGATAAGAGCTGGAGCTTTCGGGCTTTCTTTTATGCCTGTAAAGGGTATAATAGGCTCGGACTTGGTCAAGATCCACGAAAAAGCAGGTGATTGGAAATTATCTAGAGACCCTTTCTCAGGTGAAGAGATTATCTTGGTCAAGGCAATAGTCCCAGATGTGGCAGTGATCCACGTACATAGAGCTGATGAAGAAGGAAATAGTGAAATTTTAGGCCCCATTTATGAGGACGAGTATAAGGCTAAGGCCGCTAAGGTCACTATTATAACTGCAGAAGAAATAGTGAATAGAAACTACTTTTACGGTAGGAGGCCTACGATTAACGGGGAGTATGTCGCTGCTGTAGTCCACTCGCCTAGAGGTGCAGAGCCTACTAGTATGTTCGGGCTATATGACGTGGACTGGGAAAGGGTTATAGAGGAATTACAACCGATTTAA
- a CDS encoding CoA-transferase subunit beta: protein MSQVDYVIKAIALQIEDNELVYVGLNSIPALIGSFMARDLYGKKIKIIGVAEADNPKSVEVSPSTGNPFMVSETPVIITADAFDLAQKGKLDVMFLGPVQIDKEANVNLSVIGDYYNPKVRLTGGAATAFILPLVKKAILWNLKHSKRSLVERVDFITGTAKYAKNNVIIVTNLGVIKLDREKQMWFIDSIYENTTVDDIILNTGFKVVASPNLKQISLSSSEKEFIRNMDPHNLRDALL, encoded by the coding sequence ATGAGTCAAGTAGATTATGTAATAAAAGCTATTGCTTTACAAATTGAAGATAACGAGCTTGTGTATGTAGGGTTAAACTCTATACCAGCTCTAATTGGGTCTTTTATGGCAAGGGATCTGTATGGTAAAAAAATAAAAATAATAGGGGTAGCAGAAGCCGATAATCCTAAGTCTGTAGAGGTAAGCCCGTCCACGGGAAACCCATTTATGGTTTCCGAAACCCCGGTAATTATCACGGCAGATGCTTTTGACTTAGCTCAAAAAGGCAAGCTTGATGTAATGTTTTTAGGACCAGTACAAATAGACAAAGAGGCTAACGTCAACCTATCAGTGATAGGAGACTACTATAACCCTAAAGTAAGATTGACAGGTGGAGCAGCGACAGCTTTTATTTTACCTCTGGTCAAGAAAGCTATCCTATGGAATCTAAAACACTCTAAAAGGTCATTAGTCGAACGAGTAGACTTTATTACGGGTACGGCGAAATATGCAAAAAATAATGTTATTATAGTTACCAACCTAGGCGTTATAAAACTCGACAGAGAAAAACAGATGTGGTTTATAGATTCGATTTATGAGAATACCACAGTAGACGATATTATTTTAAATACGGGTTTTAAAGTTGTAGCCTCGCCTAACCTCAAACAAATTAGTCTCTCCAGTAGCGAAAAAGAGTTTATCAGAAATATGGACCCACATAACTTACGGGACGCACTTCTATAG
- a CDS encoding YeeE/YedE thiosulfate transporter family protein, which produces MITLTAPLWVGILIGFIIGAAAEAWGIGNPETLIRLAKWEDRLFVDCILLGVAIATPVMYGLYAAGVGFHWSPKALYLIGVGLGGLLFGVGLAISGYFPGSTWMALGEGRRDAIYAIFGGLAGAAAWTILFQTPAGQWLVSTLNFGSQVIGATHPAGKEYLIPWGGLTSLDLFGISLLYAGILFVIAYFMPRYKGGQHSCLRSALSKESLTDFEKGKRLDTAMYLTYGGLPYGEKSIAKKLNEYWAVESNVTKFYMISIGGIVGLTVVAEMFMHQIFGESTTYSWMAGYIFLPDFKYSQIVFKGIGWEPFSDIGTLLGSFFAATFLTRRFTAFRKNIPLSWQKRFGNNEGIRALGSFGGTAIMMFGARMANGCASGHILSGLLQMSLSGWEFLIAVVVGMLVTARIVYGEG; this is translated from the coding sequence ATGATAACACTTACAGCTCCTCTATGGGTTGGGATTTTAATAGGATTTATAATAGGAGCAGCAGCTGAAGCTTGGGGAATAGGTAATCCAGAAACCCTGATCAGGTTGGCAAAATGGGAAGACAGGCTGTTTGTAGATTGTATATTATTAGGCGTCGCGATTGCTACACCAGTAATGTACGGTCTTTACGCCGCAGGAGTAGGGTTCCATTGGTCTCCTAAGGCATTATATCTTATCGGTGTTGGGTTGGGTGGGCTTCTATTTGGAGTAGGTCTTGCGATATCCGGCTACTTCCCCGGCTCAACATGGATGGCGTTAGGAGAAGGAAGAAGAGACGCGATCTATGCTATTTTTGGTGGGCTTGCAGGAGCTGCAGCATGGACTATACTTTTTCAAACACCTGCTGGGCAATGGTTAGTTAGCACGTTAAATTTCGGGAGTCAAGTTATAGGTGCTACACATCCAGCAGGCAAAGAATATTTAATTCCATGGGGTGGATTAACATCTCTAGACTTATTTGGTATATCACTACTCTACGCTGGAATATTATTCGTAATAGCTTACTTCATGCCCAGATATAAGGGAGGACAGCATAGCTGTTTAAGGTCGGCTTTAAGTAAAGAGTCATTAACCGATTTCGAGAAAGGTAAGAGACTTGATACTGCAATGTATCTAACTTACGGTGGTTTACCTTACGGCGAGAAGTCAATTGCAAAGAAATTAAACGAGTATTGGGCTGTAGAAAGTAATGTGACAAAATTCTATATGATAAGTATAGGCGGAATTGTAGGCCTAACGGTAGTGGCTGAAATGTTTATGCACCAGATTTTCGGAGAATCTACCACCTACTCATGGATGGCAGGCTATATATTTCTGCCAGACTTTAAGTACAGCCAGATAGTCTTCAAAGGGATTGGTTGGGAGCCTTTTAGTGATATAGGAACATTATTAGGTTCCTTCTTTGCTGCTACCTTTCTTACAAGAAGGTTTACAGCTTTTAGAAAGAACATACCGCTAAGCTGGCAAAAAAGGTTCGGAAATAATGAGGGAATAAGAGCTCTTGGCTCATTCGGAGGTACAGCAATAATGATGTTCGGTGCTAGGATGGCTAACGGATGTGCATCTGGACATATATTGAGCGGATTATTGCAGATGTCACTTAGCGGCTGGGAGTTCTTAATTGCTGTAGTGGTTGGAATGTTAGTTACTGCAAGAATAGTCTATGGTGAGGGGTGA
- a CDS encoding Zn-dependent exopeptidase M28 has translation MLGKRIFELGEAIHGSQKEKTILNLIKEYLSTRYTNYKEYQIKTKEWRIEEFSFRVNGSEVRASLLPYTSGYVKGEVGKEIAFSTMPEHPFLVSSVHEENSKSYQASVFYDQGKLRRIGVKGEKPALFSSVPLKQGDKVEIYAEGSLIETTSYNLEFTLQEGEDYVIIGAHVDHWLSGYHDNIFSIDFLSSLNFPNLKHGLKLIFFSSEEGPRCCNGSFQHPKDDVFIMISLDALFPNRVVFSATPDLWELSRFFNVKRIEMPTPFSDHFPYVIEGFPAMVLYNDDLIPWYHSDMDLPVEQDILFSKELEKSFLKFLQALDKMSKSELDERFFKYAESRGVSIKGRKGSIVPYGLNSRLKNEK, from the coding sequence ATGTTAGGCAAAAGGATTTTTGAGCTAGGTGAGGCAATCCATGGTTCACAGAAAGAAAAAACAATACTAAATCTCATAAAGGAGTACCTTTCAACTAGGTACACTAACTATAAAGAATATCAGATAAAAACAAAAGAATGGAGAATAGAAGAATTCAGCTTTCGTGTTAACGGTAGTGAGGTTAGGGCTAGTCTTTTACCTTATACCAGCGGATACGTGAAAGGAGAGGTGGGTAAGGAAATAGCTTTCAGTACTATGCCGGAACACCCTTTCCTAGTATCGTCCGTCCACGAAGAAAACTCAAAATCCTATCAAGCATCAGTGTTTTATGATCAAGGTAAATTAAGGCGGATCGGTGTTAAGGGAGAGAAGCCTGCACTATTTAGCTCAGTTCCGCTAAAACAAGGGGATAAAGTCGAAATATATGCAGAAGGTAGTCTTATCGAGACGACATCATATAATCTAGAATTTACACTTCAAGAAGGAGAGGATTATGTTATAATCGGTGCCCATGTAGACCATTGGTTAAGCGGCTATCATGATAATATATTCTCTATAGACTTTCTTTCCTCTCTTAATTTTCCTAATCTGAAGCACGGTCTAAAGCTCATTTTCTTTTCATCCGAAGAAGGACCTAGGTGCTGTAACGGCTCTTTTCAGCATCCTAAAGATGATGTTTTTATTATGATCTCTTTAGATGCACTTTTCCCTAATCGCGTGGTATTTTCTGCAACTCCGGATCTCTGGGAGCTTTCACGGTTTTTTAATGTAAAGAGGATAGAGATGCCGACTCCCTTTTCAGATCATTTCCCATATGTTATAGAAGGGTTCCCAGCTATGGTTCTCTATAATGACGATTTAATACCGTGGTACCACTCTGATATGGACCTACCAGTAGAGCAAGACATCCTCTTTTCTAAGGAACTAGAAAAGTCTTTCTTAAAGTTCTTGCAAGCATTAGATAAAATGAGCAAAAGTGAACTCGATGAAAGGTTCTTTAAATATGCTGAAAGCAGAGGAGTATCAATTAAAGGCAGAAAGGGTAGCATAGTCCCCTATGGCTTAAATTCAAGGCTTAAAAACGAGAAGTAA